From a single Gavia stellata isolate bGavSte3 chromosome 5, bGavSte3.hap2, whole genome shotgun sequence genomic region:
- the LOC104262010 gene encoding C-C motif chemokine 4-like — MKVPAATLAALLLVAICSPAEAHLGDSGIAPSTQKPVIVSTSCCFSYLHRPIPRRSITSAYRTSSMCAQPAVVLVTTKGKKLCADPQVPWVQKHLKHFQILEY; from the exons ATGAAGGTCCCCGCAGCCAccctggctgctctgctcctcgTGGCCATCTGCTCCCCAGCTGAGGCCCATCTTGGTGACTCTGGCATTGCTCCGTCCACCCAGAAGCCAG TCATCGTCtccaccagctgctgcttcagctacCTGCACCGCCCCATCCCACGCAGATCGATCACCTCTGCCTACAGGACCAGCAGCATGTGTGCCCAGCCAGCGGTGGT CCTGGTCACCACGAAGGGGAAGAAGCTGTGTGCAGACCCTCAGGTGCCCTGGGTGCAGAAGCATCTGAAGCACTTCCAGATACTGGAGTACTGA